In the Desulfobacterales bacterium genome, CTTTACGAAAAATAGTTTGACAATTACTTCTCAAGGCCCACCAAACCCTACTTTACAAACTGACCGAGAATTGCTGGTTGGCCGCATCAAGAATTGACACAAATAGCCGCTTCTGATACCTGTCAAATCTGATGGTGAATACCTTTGCAGAAGGCCCCTTTTGCGTTATTCCGACACTTTTTTGTGGAATGCGGTGCATATCGCCAGAGAGCGGGAAAACCCGCAATGGCGGGTTCGCCTTTTTTGGGCTTAATAAAAACGAGCATTTTTCAAAAGTTGCGACCGTTTAAGAGAAAGGAGCTGTTAACATGCGAAAGCTGCGAATCGGTGCGTTGATTTCCGGGGGAGGTTCCAATTTGCAGGCCGTTATCGACGCCTGTGAAGCCGGCAGGATAAATGGGGAAGTGGTATTTGTCGGATCGGACAATCCCAAGGCCTTCGGTCTTGAACGGGCAAAAAAACATAAAATTGATACTTTTACAGTCGATTATGCATCCATTATCCGAAGCTATCGTCAAGACCCGGAAAGGGCTTTCGTGCCGGACGATTTTAGCCTTGCTGCAATTGCCGCCCGGCAAACCATCGTGCCGGCCGGCAGGGATGCCGCAAAGCTCAAAGCGTTTCTGATTACACGGGCGATCGCTGAAGCCGAATTGCTGAAAAAAATGAAGCCTTATCCCTTTGACCTGCTGATACTGGCCGGTTTTATGCGGAATTTAACACCTTATTTTATCGACAGGGTCAATACCGTCCCGGATGAAATCCGCATCATGAACATTCACCCGGCGCTGCTGCCCGCGTTTCCCGGGGTGGATGGCTACGGCGATACGTTTCGCTATGGATCTAAAGTGGGGGGCTGTACGGTCCATTTTATCGACTATGGTGAGGATTCGGGCCCGATCATCGGTCAGCGGGCGTTTAGGATAGACGAAAATGATACGCTCGAGAGCATCAAGGCCAAGGGGCTGGAACTCGAATGGGAGCTCTACCCGGAATGTATCCAGCT is a window encoding:
- the purN gene encoding phosphoribosylglycinamide formyltransferase, with protein sequence MRKLRIGALISGGGSNLQAVIDACEAGRINGEVVFVGSDNPKAFGLERAKKHKIDTFTVDYASIIRSYRQDPERAFVPDDFSLAAIAARQTIVPAGRDAAKLKAFLITRAIAEAELLKKMKPYPFDLLILAGFMRNLTPYFIDRVNTVPDEIRIMNIHPALLPAFPGVDGYGDTFRYGSKVGGCTVHFIDYGEDSGPIIGQRAFRIDENDTLESIKAKGLELEWELYPECIQLFAEGRLKTEKMKYKMKGGTFQRTVVKISGK